Proteins encoded by one window of Arachis ipaensis cultivar K30076 chromosome B04, Araip1.1, whole genome shotgun sequence:
- the LOC107635123 gene encoding CBS domain-containing protein CBSX6, with the protein MASVFLYHVVGDLTVGKPEIVEFHESETVETAIRAIGESPEGSIPIWKKRSHVGIENSEMRQQRFVGILNSFDIVAFLAKNQCLEDQDKALKTPVSDVVVPNNSLLRLVDPATRLIDALDMMKQGVKRLLVPKSVVWKGMSKRFSVIYYGKWLKNSETPSSSSNNLPANMNRNSSSSSAAIRDKFCCLSREDVLRFIIGCLGALAPLPLTSIAALGAINSNYSYIESSSPAIEATQKLPQDPTAVAVIESMPDGQRKIIGEISSCRLWKCDYLAAAWALANLSSGQFVMGVEDNVTTRTLPDFSINSAAGENNLVNGGSPRKPKKFSSRSIGFFSNSASHSFGSRSMYRGRSAPLTCKVTSSLAAVMAQMLSHRATHIWVTEDENDEVLVGVVGYADIMAAVTKPPTTFVSANRSTEAIGNEIQS; encoded by the exons ATGGCATCGGTGTTCTTGTACCATGTTGTTGGGGATCTCACTGTGGGGAAGCCAGAGATAGTGGAGTTCCATGAGAGTGAGACTGTGGAGACTGCAATCAGGGCAATTGGTGAATCCCCTGAAGGGAGCATACCAATTTGGAAGAAGAGATCTCATGTTGGTATTGAGAACAGTGAGATGAGGCAGCAGAGGTTTGTTGGGATCCTTAATTCATTTGATATAGTTGCTTTCTTGGCTAAGAATCAGTGTCTTGAGGATCAGGACAAGGCATTGAAGACACCTGTTTCTGATGTGGTTGTTCCTAATAATTCTTTGCTTAGATTGGTTGATCCTGCAACAAG GTTGATAGATGCACTGGACATGATGAAGCAAGGTGTGAAACGTCTTCTTGTTCCAAAGAGTGTGGTGTGGAAGGGCATGAGTAAGCGATTCTCGGTTATCTACTATGGCAAGTGGCTCAAGAATTCTGAAACTCctagcagcagcagcaacaacctACCTGCCAACATGAATCGAAACTCTTCATCTTCCAGTGCTGCTATCCGTGACAAGTTCTGCTGTCTCTCTAGAGAAGATGTACTCCGTTTTATCATTGGTTGCCTTGGTGCTCTCGCCCCTCTTCCTCTCACTTCCATTGCTGCTCTTGGAGCAATTAATTCTAACTACAGCTATATCGAATCCTCTTCTCCGGCCATTGAAGCAACTCAAAAGCTTCCTCAAGACCCTACTGCAGTGGCAGTCATTGAAAGCATGCCAGATGGCCAGCGTAAAATCATTGGAGAAATTTCATCATGCAGGTTATGGAAATGCGACTATCTAGCCGCAGCATGGGCTCTAGCCAATCTCTCATCTGGGCAGTTTGTTATGGGAGTTGAAGACAATGTTACCACAAGGACCCTGCCCGATTTCTCCATAAACTCGGCAGCTGGAGAAAATAATTTAGTTAATGGTGGCAGTCCAAGAAAACCAAAAAAGTTCAGTAGCAGGAGTATCGGGTTCTTCAGTAATTCTGCAAGCCATAGTTTTGGTTCCAGGAGCATGTATCGGGGTAGAAGCGCACCTCTGACATGTAAAGTTACCAGTTCATTGGCTGCAGTCATGGCTCAGATGCTATCTCACAGGGCGACTCATATTTGGGTGACCGAGGATGAGAACGATGAAGTTTTAGTTGGCGTGGTTGGATATGCCGATATTATGGCTGCTGTAACCAAACCACCAACGACCTTCGTTTCTGCAAATAGATCGACAGAAGCGATTGGAAACGAAATTCAAAGTTGa
- the LOC110270787 gene encoding uncharacterized protein LOC110270787, producing MSSRRFNSDGNFGTRSSSSSSKKMKEKKLDGKCFCGIDVVLMESGTITNPNRWFIRCPLWATRDCRYFVWVDELEQGWEGVARCLAKRKFEHCYATPDDGLTLNSGGKICKHPQLWLRR from the exons ATGTCATCACGCAGATTTAACTCAGATGGAAATTTTGGAACTCGCAGCAGTTCTTCAAGTTCGAAgaagatgaaggagaagaagCTCGACGGCAAATGTTTCTGTGGGATAGATGTTGTGTTGATGGAGTCTGGAACGATTACGAACCCTAACAGATGGTTCATCAGATGTCCTCTATGGGCG ACAAGAGATTGCAGATACTTTGTTTGGGTGGATGAACTCGAACAAGGATGGGAGGGTGTGGCAAGATGTTTAGCCAAGAGGAAGTTCGAGCATTGTTATGCAACACCTGATGATGGATTGACTCTGAATTCAGGGGGGAAAATCTGCAAGCATCCTCAATTATGGCTAAGAAGATAG
- the LOC107635122 gene encoding leucine-rich repeat receptor-like protein CLAVATA2 isoform X1 — translation MGHTWGYAISSFFSFTPHHCFLHPLTLLCMIFLLCSTTCHSIDIHPQDKVSLLCFKSWIQDPDQVLSNWGSSNNNCTNWNGITCDNTGHVLLVNLTSMNLSGQIHPSFCNLSYLEKVDFSHNNFTCPLPVCFGNLLGLRAVDLSHNRFHGGVPDSFVRLKQLTELVLSGNPDLGGPIPGWIGNFSAYLERLQLGFCSFSGMIPDSLVYLKSLNYLDLENNLLSGNLVDFHQPLVLLNLASNRFSGTLPCFSAAIKSLTVLNLSNNSIVGGIPACIASLEVLSHLNLSGNHLKYRISPRLVFSEKLLVLDLSNNGLSGPIPGKIAETTEKQGLVLLDLSHNQFSGEIPLKITELKSLQALFLSHNLLSGEIPARIGNLTYLEVIDLSHNSLSGTIPLNIVGCFQLLALILNNNNLSGVIQPEFDALDSLKILDISNNRFSGDIPLTLAGCKSLEIVDFSSNDLSGSLNDAITKWTNLRYLSLAQNKFSGTLPSWLFTFQAIEMMDFSRNKFSGFIPDVNVKGSSLFNNRDLTVKEPTGATRNVQLRVSVIVSDNNQSSFTYNLSSMVGIDLSNNLLHGEIPRGLFGLAGLQYLNLSSNFLDGQLPGLQKMQSLKALDLSHNSLSGHIPGNISSLQALDTLNLSYNCFSGSVPQKQGYGRFPGAFAGNPDLCLESSGGRCEDGRVSSEQGSFFGEDRMDGPISVGIFFISAFISFDVGVVVLFCSTGARNYILRTKV, via the coding sequence ATGGGACACACATGGGGTTATGCTATTTCCTCCTTTTTTTCCTTCACACCCCACCATTGTTTTTTGCATCCACTCACACTCTTGTGTATGATTTTTCTTCTGTGTTCAACCACTTGTCACTCAATTGATATTCACCCACAAGACAAAGTTTCACTTTTGTGCTTCAAGTCATGGATTCAAGACCCTGACCAGGTTTTGTCCAATTGGGGTAGCTCCAACAATAACTGCACTAATTGGAATGGAATCACCTGTGACAACACTGGCCATGTTCTTTTGGTTAACCTCACAAGTATGAACTTGTCAGGCCAAATCCACCCGAGTTTTTGTAACCTTTCATACCTTGAAAAGGTGGATTTTTCACACAATAACTTCACATGCCCTCTACCTGTATGTTTTGGGAACTTGCTTGGTCTTCGAGCCGTTGATCTCAGTCACAACCGGTTCCATGGTGGGGTGCCAGATTCCTTCGTGAGGCTTAAGCAACTTACTGAGCTTGTTCTGAGTGGGAACCCTGATTTGGGAGGGCCAATTCCTGGTTGGATTGGTAATTTCTCTGCTTATTTGGAGAGATTGCAGCTTGGTTTCTGCTCATTCAGTGGGATGATACCTGATAGCTTGGTTTACTTGAAGTCCCTTAATTATTTGGACCTTGAGAATAATTTGCTCTCTGGAAATCTGGTTGATTTTCACCAGCCACTGGTTTTGCTTAATCTGGCTTCGAATCGGTTTTCGGGTACTTTGCCTTGCTTTTCGGCTGCGATTAAGTCTCTAACTGTATTGAATCTGTCAAACAATTCAATTGTGGGGGGAATACCTGCCTGTATTGCATCACTTGAAGTTTTGAGTCATCTGAACCTATCAGGGAACCACTTGAAGTATAGAATATCTCCAAGACTAGTGTTCTCAGAGAAGCTCCTGGTTTTGGACTTGAGTAATAATGGTCTGAGTGGTCCAATTCCAGGTAAAATTGCGGAGACGACAGAAAAACAGGGCCTGGTTCTTCTTGACCTTTCACACAATCAATTCTCTGGTGAAATTCCTTTGAAAATTACAGAATTGAAAAGCTTGCAGGCTTTGTTCTTATCTCACAACCTTCTGTCCGGAGAAATTCCTGCTAGGATTGGAAATTTGACTTACCTCGAAGTCATTGATCTCTCACACAACTCACTATCTGGCACTATTCCGCTGAATATTGTTGGGTGCTTTCAGCTGCTTGCCCTCATACTTAATAATAACAATCTTTCTGGCGTGATTCAACCGGAGTTCGATGCACTGGATAGCTTGAAGATACTGGACATAAGCAATAACAGGTTCTCAGGGGACATTCCACTCACTTTGGCTGGATGTAAATCTCTAGAGATTGTTGATTTTAGTTCTAATGATCTTTCTGGATCCTTGAATGATGCAATAACCAAATGGACAAACCTCAGGTATCTGTCTCTAGCTCAGAACAAATTCAGTGGAACTTTGCCTAGTTGGTTGTTCACATTTCAAGCAATAGAAATGATGGATTTCTCACGCAACAAGTTCTCTGGGTTCATACCTGATGTTAATGTTAAGGGTAGTTCATTGTTTAACAACAGAGACTTAACTGTTAAAGAGCCAACAGGTGCAACAAGAAATGTTCAGCTGAGAGTATCCGTGATTGTTTCCGATAACAATCAATCCAGTTTCACTTATAATCTTTCCTCAATGGTTGGAATTGATCTATCGAACAACTTGCTACATGGGGAGATTCCAAGAGGCTTATTTGGCCTAGCTGGCCTACAATATCTAAATTTATCATCCAACTTTCTTGATGGGCAGCTTCCGGGTTTGCAGAAAATGCAGAGCTTGAAAGCATTAGATCTGTCTCATAATTCGTTGTCGGGGCATATCCCAGGAAACATTTCTAGCCTTCAAGCTCTGGACACCTTGAATCTGTCTTACAACTGTTTCTCAGGATCTGTTCCCCAGAAGCAAGGGTATGGGAGATTTCCCGGAGCATTTGCTGGAAATCCAGACTTATGCTTGGAATCTTCTGGTGGCAGATGCGAGGATGGAAGGGTTTCATCAGAGCAAGGCAGTTTTTTCGGGGAAGATAGAATGGATGGACCAATTTCTGTTGGAATTTTCTTTATTAGCGCCTTTATTAGTTTCGATGTTGGTGTCGTCGTTTTGTTTTGTTCTACTGGAGCAAGAAACTACATTCTCCGGACAAAAGTTTGA
- the LOC107635122 gene encoding leucine-rich repeat receptor-like protein CLAVATA2 isoform X2 produces the protein MNLSGQIHPSFCNLSYLEKVDFSHNNFTCPLPVCFGNLLGLRAVDLSHNRFHGGVPDSFVRLKQLTELVLSGNPDLGGPIPGWIGNFSAYLERLQLGFCSFSGMIPDSLVYLKSLNYLDLENNLLSGNLVDFHQPLVLLNLASNRFSGTLPCFSAAIKSLTVLNLSNNSIVGGIPACIASLEVLSHLNLSGNHLKYRISPRLVFSEKLLVLDLSNNGLSGPIPGKIAETTEKQGLVLLDLSHNQFSGEIPLKITELKSLQALFLSHNLLSGEIPARIGNLTYLEVIDLSHNSLSGTIPLNIVGCFQLLALILNNNNLSGVIQPEFDALDSLKILDISNNRFSGDIPLTLAGCKSLEIVDFSSNDLSGSLNDAITKWTNLRYLSLAQNKFSGTLPSWLFTFQAIEMMDFSRNKFSGFIPDVNVKGSSLFNNRDLTVKEPTGATRNVQLRVSVIVSDNNQSSFTYNLSSMVGIDLSNNLLHGEIPRGLFGLAGLQYLNLSSNFLDGQLPGLQKMQSLKALDLSHNSLSGHIPGNISSLQALDTLNLSYNCFSGSVPQKQGYGRFPGAFAGNPDLCLESSGGRCEDGRVSSEQGSFFGEDRMDGPISVGIFFISAFISFDVGVVVLFCSTGARNYILRTKV, from the coding sequence ATGAACTTGTCAGGCCAAATCCACCCGAGTTTTTGTAACCTTTCATACCTTGAAAAGGTGGATTTTTCACACAATAACTTCACATGCCCTCTACCTGTATGTTTTGGGAACTTGCTTGGTCTTCGAGCCGTTGATCTCAGTCACAACCGGTTCCATGGTGGGGTGCCAGATTCCTTCGTGAGGCTTAAGCAACTTACTGAGCTTGTTCTGAGTGGGAACCCTGATTTGGGAGGGCCAATTCCTGGTTGGATTGGTAATTTCTCTGCTTATTTGGAGAGATTGCAGCTTGGTTTCTGCTCATTCAGTGGGATGATACCTGATAGCTTGGTTTACTTGAAGTCCCTTAATTATTTGGACCTTGAGAATAATTTGCTCTCTGGAAATCTGGTTGATTTTCACCAGCCACTGGTTTTGCTTAATCTGGCTTCGAATCGGTTTTCGGGTACTTTGCCTTGCTTTTCGGCTGCGATTAAGTCTCTAACTGTATTGAATCTGTCAAACAATTCAATTGTGGGGGGAATACCTGCCTGTATTGCATCACTTGAAGTTTTGAGTCATCTGAACCTATCAGGGAACCACTTGAAGTATAGAATATCTCCAAGACTAGTGTTCTCAGAGAAGCTCCTGGTTTTGGACTTGAGTAATAATGGTCTGAGTGGTCCAATTCCAGGTAAAATTGCGGAGACGACAGAAAAACAGGGCCTGGTTCTTCTTGACCTTTCACACAATCAATTCTCTGGTGAAATTCCTTTGAAAATTACAGAATTGAAAAGCTTGCAGGCTTTGTTCTTATCTCACAACCTTCTGTCCGGAGAAATTCCTGCTAGGATTGGAAATTTGACTTACCTCGAAGTCATTGATCTCTCACACAACTCACTATCTGGCACTATTCCGCTGAATATTGTTGGGTGCTTTCAGCTGCTTGCCCTCATACTTAATAATAACAATCTTTCTGGCGTGATTCAACCGGAGTTCGATGCACTGGATAGCTTGAAGATACTGGACATAAGCAATAACAGGTTCTCAGGGGACATTCCACTCACTTTGGCTGGATGTAAATCTCTAGAGATTGTTGATTTTAGTTCTAATGATCTTTCTGGATCCTTGAATGATGCAATAACCAAATGGACAAACCTCAGGTATCTGTCTCTAGCTCAGAACAAATTCAGTGGAACTTTGCCTAGTTGGTTGTTCACATTTCAAGCAATAGAAATGATGGATTTCTCACGCAACAAGTTCTCTGGGTTCATACCTGATGTTAATGTTAAGGGTAGTTCATTGTTTAACAACAGAGACTTAACTGTTAAAGAGCCAACAGGTGCAACAAGAAATGTTCAGCTGAGAGTATCCGTGATTGTTTCCGATAACAATCAATCCAGTTTCACTTATAATCTTTCCTCAATGGTTGGAATTGATCTATCGAACAACTTGCTACATGGGGAGATTCCAAGAGGCTTATTTGGCCTAGCTGGCCTACAATATCTAAATTTATCATCCAACTTTCTTGATGGGCAGCTTCCGGGTTTGCAGAAAATGCAGAGCTTGAAAGCATTAGATCTGTCTCATAATTCGTTGTCGGGGCATATCCCAGGAAACATTTCTAGCCTTCAAGCTCTGGACACCTTGAATCTGTCTTACAACTGTTTCTCAGGATCTGTTCCCCAGAAGCAAGGGTATGGGAGATTTCCCGGAGCATTTGCTGGAAATCCAGACTTATGCTTGGAATCTTCTGGTGGCAGATGCGAGGATGGAAGGGTTTCATCAGAGCAAGGCAGTTTTTTCGGGGAAGATAGAATGGATGGACCAATTTCTGTTGGAATTTTCTTTATTAGCGCCTTTATTAGTTTCGATGTTGGTGTCGTCGTTTTGTTTTGTTCTACTGGAGCAAGAAACTACATTCTCCGGACAAAAGTTTGA